One segment of Bradyrhizobium sp. CB2312 DNA contains the following:
- a CDS encoding ABC transporter substrate-binding protein — protein sequence MSSAAAIVAVSFAVSAPVRAADDAAIQKWIAEFQPSTLSKEDQKKELEWFAKAAEPFKGMEINVVSETITTHEYESQTLAKAFSELTGIKLKHDIIQEGDVVEKLQTQMQSGKNVYDGWINDSDLIGTHFRYGQTIALSDYMTGEGKDVTDPMLDVNDFIGKSFGTAPDGKLYQLPDQQFANLYWFRYDWFTNPDYKAKFKAKYGYELGVPVNWSAYEDIAEFFTNDIKEINGVKVYGHMDYGKKDPSLGWRFTDAWLSMAGNGDKGIPNGLPVDEWGIRMEGCRPVGSSVERGGDTNGPAAVYSITKYLEWMKKYAPPQAQGMTFSESGPVPAQGNIAQQMFWYTAFTADMVKPGIAVMNADGTPKWRMAPSPHGSYWKEGMKLGYQDAGSLTLLKSTPADRRKAAWLYLQFIVSKTVSLKKSHVGLTFIRESDIWDKSFTERAPKLGGLIEFYRSPARVQWTPTGNNVPDYPKLAQLWWQNIGDASSGTKTPQQAMDALAAAQDSVMERLEKSGVQGACGPKLHKKESAEYWFAKAQKDGTIAPQRKLANEKPKGETVDYDTLIKSWPAQPPKRAEAK from the coding sequence ATGTCCAGCGCCGCCGCGATCGTCGCGGTGTCGTTCGCCGTCTCGGCGCCGGTGCGCGCCGCCGACGATGCCGCGATCCAGAAGTGGATCGCGGAATTCCAGCCCTCGACGCTGTCGAAGGAAGACCAGAAGAAGGAGCTGGAGTGGTTCGCGAAGGCGGCCGAACCGTTCAAGGGCATGGAGATCAACGTCGTCTCCGAGACCATCACCACCCACGAATACGAATCGCAGACGCTCGCCAAGGCGTTCTCCGAGCTCACCGGCATCAAGCTCAAGCACGACATCATTCAAGAAGGTGACGTTGTCGAGAAGCTGCAGACCCAGATGCAGTCGGGCAAGAACGTCTATGACGGCTGGATCAACGACTCCGACTTGATCGGCACGCATTTCCGCTACGGCCAGACCATCGCGCTGTCGGACTACATGACCGGCGAGGGCAAGGACGTCACCGACCCGATGCTCGACGTCAACGACTTCATCGGCAAGTCGTTCGGGACCGCGCCGGACGGCAAGCTCTATCAGCTGCCCGACCAGCAGTTCGCCAACCTCTATTGGTTCCGCTACGACTGGTTCACCAACCCCGACTACAAGGCGAAGTTCAAGGCCAAGTACGGCTACGAGCTCGGCGTTCCCGTGAACTGGTCGGCCTATGAGGACATCGCCGAGTTCTTCACGAACGACATCAAGGAGATCAACGGCGTCAAGGTCTACGGCCATATGGACTATGGCAAGAAGGATCCCTCGCTCGGCTGGCGTTTCACCGACGCCTGGCTGTCGATGGCCGGTAACGGTGACAAGGGCATCCCGAACGGCCTGCCGGTCGACGAATGGGGCATCCGCATGGAAGGCTGCCGTCCGGTCGGCTCGTCGGTCGAGCGCGGCGGCGACACCAACGGTCCGGCTGCGGTCTACTCGATCACCAAGTACCTCGAGTGGATGAAGAAGTATGCCCCGCCGCAGGCGCAGGGCATGACCTTCTCCGAGTCGGGTCCGGTGCCGGCGCAGGGCAACATCGCCCAGCAGATGTTCTGGTACACCGCCTTCACCGCCGACATGGTGAAGCCCGGCATCGCCGTGATGAACGCGGACGGTACGCCGAAATGGCGTATGGCTCCGTCGCCGCACGGCTCGTACTGGAAGGAAGGCATGAAGCTCGGCTACCAGGACGCCGGCTCGCTCACGCTGTTGAAGTCGACTCCGGCTGACCGCCGCAAGGCGGCCTGGCTCTACCTGCAGTTCATCGTCTCGAAGACGGTGTCGCTGAAGAAGAGCCATGTCGGTCTCACCTTCATCCGTGAATCCGACATCTGGGACAAGTCGTTCACCGAGCGTGCGCCGAAGCTCGGCGGCCTGATCGAGTTCTACCGTTCGCCCGCACGCGTGCAGTGGACCCCGACCGGCAACAACGTGCCTGACTATCCGAAGCTCGCGCAGCTCTGGTGGCAGAATATCGGCGATGCGTCGTCCGGTACGAAGACGCCGCAGCAGGCCATGGATGCACTCGCGGCGGCCCAGGACTCCGTGATGGAGCGCCTGGAGAAGTCCGGCGTGCAGGGCGCCTGCGGCCCGAAGCTGCACAAGAAGGAGTCGGCCGAGTACTGGTTCGCCAAGGCCCAGAAGGACGGCACGATTGCTCCGCAGCGCAAGCTCGCCAACGAGAAGCCGAAGGGCGAGACCGTCGACTACGACACGCTGATCAAGTCGTGGCCGGCGCAGCCCCCGAAGCGCGCGGAAGCGAAGTGA
- a CDS encoding DUF2160 domain-containing protein: MESIAWMAWTLPTAIFFAALACTLAVMTCLAAVYPEAERVGVLRIPTTRGDRLFISLISAAVIHLLWIGLVGTDAIATLPIGEDGFEISSLWLASGISLATAVLIFRTV; this comes from the coding sequence ATGGAATCCATCGCATGGATGGCCTGGACGCTGCCGACGGCGATCTTCTTCGCCGCACTCGCCTGCACGCTCGCGGTCATGACTTGCCTTGCCGCGGTCTATCCCGAAGCCGAGCGCGTCGGCGTGCTGCGCATCCCGACCACGCGCGGCGATCGCCTGTTCATCTCGCTGATATCGGCGGCCGTCATCCACCTCTTGTGGATCGGCCTCGTCGGCACCGACGCGATCGCGACGCTGCCGATCGGCGAGGATGGCTTTGAGATTTCGAGCCTCTGGCTCGCAAGTGGAATTTCGCTGGCCACGGCCGTGCTCATTTTCCGCACGGTCTGA
- a CDS encoding FAD-binding oxidoreductase encodes MALIEAFRQLLGDTAVLTREEDLAGLTEDWRGRFQAPALCAVLPSTTEQVAAIVRLCVAHQTPVLPQGGNTSLCGGATPSGQGKPPVIVALTRMRRIRSLDPVNNTMVVDAGCVLATIQESAAAAGRLYPVSLGAEGSCQIGGNIGTNAGGTGVLRYGNTRDNVLGLEVVLPDGSIWDGLYALRKNNTGYDLKHLFIGSEGTLGIITGAVLKLHPLPTAEAVAWLAVDSPQAALNVLGLFQAACNSRLSAFELMNAKQIELVLEQVPGRRCPVAEINTWHVLVELSDTGDAAALAATMQAVLEQALEAGLVSDGVVATSEAQRKAMWLVRHSVSEANKKAGVGLTSDTAVPVSTVPDFIDQAMAAVRAIVPDLPFIIVGHMGDGNIHFIPFFSFAEWDALPERDETAQRIRRAMNDVASSLRGTFSAEHGVGRTLTGEMTRYKPPVELALMRAVKQAFDPSGLFNPGRVLPPPSAAEAAAASPTNTTS; translated from the coding sequence ATGGCATTGATCGAGGCGTTCAGACAGTTGCTGGGCGACACGGCCGTGCTAACTCGCGAGGAGGACCTCGCGGGCCTGACCGAGGATTGGCGCGGCCGGTTTCAAGCACCGGCGCTCTGTGCCGTGCTGCCCTCGACCACCGAGCAGGTCGCGGCCATCGTTCGTCTCTGCGTCGCGCACCAAACGCCGGTGCTGCCGCAGGGCGGCAACACCAGCCTCTGTGGCGGCGCGACGCCGTCGGGGCAGGGCAAGCCGCCGGTCATCGTCGCGCTGACGCGCATGCGCCGGATCCGCTCGCTCGATCCCGTCAACAACACCATGGTGGTCGATGCCGGCTGCGTGCTGGCGACCATCCAGGAGAGCGCGGCTGCCGCCGGCCGGCTCTATCCTGTCAGCCTCGGCGCCGAAGGCTCGTGCCAGATCGGCGGTAACATCGGCACCAATGCTGGCGGCACCGGCGTGCTTCGCTACGGCAACACGCGCGACAACGTGCTCGGGCTCGAGGTCGTGCTGCCGGACGGATCGATCTGGGATGGCCTTTACGCGCTGCGCAAGAACAACACCGGCTACGACCTCAAGCATCTCTTCATCGGCTCGGAGGGGACGCTCGGCATCATCACCGGCGCGGTACTGAAACTGCATCCGCTGCCGACGGCGGAGGCCGTCGCCTGGCTCGCGGTCGACAGTCCGCAAGCGGCGCTCAATGTGCTCGGCCTGTTTCAGGCCGCCTGCAATTCACGGCTCTCCGCCTTCGAGCTGATGAACGCGAAGCAGATCGAGCTGGTGCTGGAGCAAGTGCCGGGCCGGCGCTGCCCGGTCGCAGAGATCAACACCTGGCACGTTCTGGTCGAGCTCTCCGACACCGGCGATGCAGCCGCGCTCGCGGCGACGATGCAGGCGGTGCTCGAACAGGCGTTAGAGGCCGGGCTGGTCAGCGACGGCGTCGTCGCCACCAGCGAGGCGCAGCGCAAGGCGATGTGGCTGGTGCGTCACAGCGTGTCGGAAGCCAACAAGAAGGCCGGAGTCGGCCTGACGTCGGACACCGCGGTGCCGGTCTCGACCGTGCCTGATTTCATCGACCAGGCGATGGCGGCCGTGCGCGCGATCGTGCCGGATCTGCCGTTCATCATCGTCGGCCATATGGGCGACGGCAACATTCATTTCATTCCCTTCTTCAGCTTTGCCGAATGGGACGCGCTGCCGGAGCGCGACGAGACTGCACAGCGGATCCGCCGCGCCATGAACGACGTCGCAAGCTCGCTGCGCGGCACCTTCAGCGCCGAGCACGGCGTCGGGCGCACGCTGACCGGCGAGATGACCCGCTACAAGCCGCCGGTCGAGCTCGCCTTGATGCGGGCGGTGAAACAGGCGTTCGACCCGTCTGGTCTGTTCAATCCCGGCCGCGTTCTGCCGCCGCCATCGGCGGCTGAGGCGGCCGCCGCTTCACCGACCAATACAACATCGTAG